The following proteins come from a genomic window of Tepidiforma thermophila:
- a CDS encoding DinB family protein, with translation MSETGTYRSELTARLRSATDDIAWVVRGLLEEQAHYRPVPGEWSVHEHLSHLRDMEQEVYLPLLRWATVPEMLDPRDYSRREWRERRYDPAEPLAAIMADLQRMRDEELAIFRAMGDATWTRYRTDTRWGPLTCQWIAEVMYRHTLDHLQGILGLVQDLHLAALEPPPIIVGGYIGGGATR, from the coding sequence GTGAGCGAAACCGGGACGTACCGTTCGGAACTGACGGCGCGGCTGCGTTCGGCCACGGACGACATCGCGTGGGTGGTGCGGGGGCTGCTCGAGGAGCAGGCGCACTACCGGCCGGTGCCGGGAGAGTGGTCGGTGCATGAGCACCTGTCGCACCTGCGGGATATGGAGCAGGAGGTGTACCTGCCGCTCCTGCGGTGGGCGACGGTGCCGGAGATGCTGGACCCGCGGGATTACAGCCGGCGGGAGTGGCGGGAGCGGCGGTATGACCCGGCAGAGCCGCTGGCGGCGATCATGGCGGACCTCCAGCGGATGCGGGATGAGGAGCTGGCGATCTTCCGCGCGATGGGCGATGCGACCTGGACGCGCTACCGGACGGATACGCGCTGGGGGCCGCTGACCTGCCAGTGGATTGCGGAGGTGATGTACCGGCACACGCTGGACCACCTGCAGGGGATCTTGGGGCTGGTGCAGGACCTCCACCTGGCGGCGCTGGAGCCGCCGCCTATCATCGTGGGCGGGTATATTGGGGGCGGAGCCACCCGGTGA
- a CDS encoding glutamine synthetase family protein yields the protein MNESAEYVLSACREHDVKFIRLWFTDIVGTLKSFAITVEELEKALEEGMGFDGSSIEGFARIDESDMVARPDPSTFQLVPWRPKEASVARMFCDITYPGGEPFEGDPRYVLKRQLKRAADLGYTFYVSPEMEYFYFKSETEPVPLDRGGYFDQMSDAGSDLRRETVLTLEAMGIEVEYSHHEVAPSQHEITLRYTDALTMADAAMTYRLVVKEIAAANGVYATFMPKPIEGVNGSGMHVHQSLFKGERNAFFDENDPYHLSAVAKGYIAGLLYHARAITLVTNQWVNSYKRLLPGFEAPVYLSWARRNRSDLIRIPEYKPGKEIHTRIEYRSPDAACNPYLAFAVMLAAGLDGIENERPLPPPVEENVFEMTPAERAARGIEMLPGSLIEAIEVAEKSSFLREALGDHVFESLIANKRIEWERYRRHVTDFELREYLPIL from the coding sequence ATGAACGAATCTGCCGAGTATGTCCTCTCCGCTTGCCGCGAGCACGATGTGAAGTTCATCCGGCTCTGGTTCACGGACATCGTGGGGACGCTGAAGAGCTTTGCGATTACGGTGGAGGAGCTGGAGAAGGCGCTCGAGGAGGGGATGGGGTTCGACGGGAGCAGCATCGAAGGGTTTGCCCGCATCGATGAGTCGGACATGGTGGCGCGGCCGGACCCTTCGACCTTCCAGCTGGTGCCATGGCGGCCGAAAGAGGCGAGCGTGGCGCGGATGTTCTGCGATATCACCTACCCGGGCGGCGAGCCGTTCGAGGGGGACCCGCGCTACGTGCTAAAGCGGCAGCTGAAGCGGGCGGCGGACCTCGGGTACACGTTCTACGTGAGCCCGGAGATGGAGTACTTCTACTTCAAGTCGGAGACGGAGCCGGTGCCGCTGGACCGGGGCGGGTACTTCGACCAGATGAGCGATGCAGGGAGCGACCTGCGGCGGGAGACGGTGCTGACGCTGGAGGCGATGGGGATCGAGGTGGAGTACAGCCACCACGAGGTGGCGCCGAGCCAGCACGAGATCACGCTGCGGTACACGGACGCGCTCACGATGGCGGATGCGGCGATGACGTACCGGCTGGTGGTGAAGGAGATTGCGGCGGCGAACGGGGTGTACGCGACGTTCATGCCGAAACCGATCGAGGGCGTGAACGGGAGCGGGATGCACGTGCACCAGTCGCTCTTCAAGGGTGAGCGGAACGCCTTCTTCGATGAGAACGACCCCTACCACCTGAGCGCGGTGGCGAAGGGGTACATTGCCGGGCTGCTCTACCACGCGCGGGCGATCACGCTGGTGACGAACCAGTGGGTGAACAGCTATAAGCGGCTGCTGCCGGGGTTCGAGGCGCCGGTGTACCTGAGCTGGGCGCGGCGGAACCGGAGCGACCTGATCCGGATCCCGGAGTACAAGCCGGGGAAGGAGATCCACACGCGGATCGAGTACCGCTCGCCGGATGCGGCCTGCAACCCGTACCTGGCGTTCGCGGTGATGCTGGCGGCCGGGCTGGACGGGATCGAGAACGAGCGGCCGCTGCCGCCGCCGGTTGAAGAGAATGTGTTCGAGATGACGCCGGCGGAGCGCGCAGCGCGGGGCATTGAGATGCTGCCGGGGTCGCTGATTGAGGCGATCGAGGTGGCGGAGAAGTCGAGCTTCCTGCGCGAGGCGCTGGGCGACCACGTGTTCGAGAGCCTGATTGCGAACAAGCGGATCGAGTGGGAGCGGTACCGGCGGCACGTGACGGATTTCGAGCTGCGGGAGTACCTGCCGATCCTGTGA
- a CDS encoding aldolase/citrate lyase family protein: MIRLRSIVEVGSGGLDAAQDAIGSQADAILLSVADARVPLAEARQQVTAVLAAAGQGEKAALVVVNHPKTRLLRDDLDAILSPLVGGVLIPHAVEPQDVRDTAVYLREFELRRGIEPGDTKVFPVIDTARGLLHAEQIAMAAPRVGGLVFHAVRFARDIGARPEQRGDRLAYARGKVVAVCRGLGISPLVTSDGLELTYLAEQGFAGAILPDVRYVATANAAFAPGRLVKDRANAAVEAYEAARAEGAWVARFEDEVIDAEAARKLRHLIGE, encoded by the coding sequence GTGATTCGTCTGCGCAGCATTGTCGAGGTTGGCAGCGGCGGGCTCGACGCCGCGCAGGATGCGATCGGTTCGCAGGCCGACGCGATTCTGCTGAGCGTGGCGGATGCGCGGGTGCCGCTGGCGGAGGCGCGCCAGCAGGTGACGGCGGTGCTGGCGGCGGCCGGCCAGGGGGAGAAGGCGGCGCTGGTGGTGGTGAACCACCCGAAGACGCGGCTGCTGCGGGACGACCTGGACGCGATCCTGAGCCCGCTGGTGGGCGGGGTGCTGATCCCGCATGCGGTGGAACCGCAGGACGTGCGCGATACGGCGGTGTACCTGCGGGAGTTCGAGCTGCGGCGGGGGATCGAGCCGGGGGATACCAAGGTGTTCCCGGTGATCGATACGGCGCGGGGGCTGCTGCACGCGGAGCAGATTGCGATGGCGGCGCCGCGCGTCGGCGGGCTGGTGTTCCACGCGGTGCGGTTCGCGCGGGATATCGGGGCGCGGCCCGAGCAGCGGGGCGACCGGCTGGCGTATGCGCGGGGGAAGGTGGTGGCGGTCTGCCGGGGGCTGGGGATTTCGCCGCTGGTGACGAGCGACGGGCTGGAGCTGACCTACCTGGCGGAGCAGGGCTTCGCCGGGGCGATTCTGCCGGACGTGCGGTATGTGGCGACGGCGAACGCAGCCTTTGCGCCGGGGCGGCTGGTGAAGGACCGCGCGAACGCGGCGGTCGAGGCGTATGAGGCGGCGCGGGCCGAGGGGGCGTGGGTGGCGCGGTTCGAGGACGAGGTGATCGACGCGGAGGCGGCGCGGAAGCTGCGCCACCTGATCGGGGAGTAG